A window of the candidate division WOR-3 bacterium genome harbors these coding sequences:
- the rplD gene encoding 50S ribosomal protein L4: MQTKLFDKNGKESGTVELGKKIFDQKINEALIWETINALMDNRRMGQASTKTKAEVRGGGKKPWRQKGIGWARHGSTRSPIWRGGGVTFGPKPRDYRTSMPKKKKMGALLASLSAKAQESRILVIEDINLDTPKTKNFVQILKDIKIDKAKTLVAVDAMQKNILMASRNLRNVQLKRANDINCYDVMSAEYVLITRKGLEKLEQRCATKE, from the coding sequence ATGCAGACGAAGCTATTTGACAAAAACGGCAAAGAAAGCGGAACCGTTGAATTGGGCAAGAAAATATTCGACCAGAAGATAAACGAGGCTCTTATCTGGGAGACGATAAATGCACTCATGGACAACCGCAGGATGGGACAAGCCAGCACTAAAACAAAAGCCGAAGTGAGGGGCGGTGGCAAAAAGCCCTGGCGTCAAAAGGGTATTGGCTGGGCAAGACATGGTAGCACGCGCTCGCCGATCTGGCGAGGTGGCGGTGTAACCTTCGGTCCTAAACCAAGAGATTACAGAACTTCAATGCCCAAGAAGAAGAAAATGGGCGCCCTCCTTGCGTCGCTGAGCGCAAAAGCGCAGGAAAGCAGGATCTTAGTCATCGAAGATATCAACCTGGATACGCCCAAAACCAAAAATTTCGTCCAAATATTAAAGGACATTAAGATCGACAAAGCGAAAACCCTCGTTGCGGTCGATGCCATGCAGAAGAATATCCTGATGGCGAGCCGCAATTTACGCAACGTGCAATTAAAGAGGGCAAATGACATCAATTGTTACGATGTAATGAGCGCTGAATATGTGTTGATTACCAGGAAGGGCCTTGAGAAATTGGAGCAGAGATGCGCAACGAAAGAATAA
- the rplC gene encoding 50S ribosomal protein L3, with the protein MIGIVGRKIGMSQVFTEKGEVTPVSLIQAGPCSVLQVKEETRDGYKAIQLGFGTRKKVNKALSGHLKQSKTESAARILEIRVNDTSKYKAGDKVDATIFADGDSVSVTGWTKGRGFSGGVKRWGWKGGPATHGSMAHRRIGSSGPGSSPGRIWKGKTMPGRYGNERVTVKNLQVIKVEKEKNILYVKGAVPGARNSYLIITKDE; encoded by the coding sequence ATGATCGGAATCGTCGGCAGGAAAATCGGCATGTCCCAGGTATTCACAGAAAAAGGCGAAGTCACTCCGGTCAGCCTGATACAAGCAGGGCCGTGTTCGGTTCTGCAGGTCAAGGAAGAAACTCGTGATGGTTACAAAGCCATACAACTGGGCTTTGGCACGAGGAAAAAAGTGAACAAAGCCCTGAGCGGACATCTCAAGCAATCAAAGACAGAATCGGCGGCCCGTATTCTGGAGATAAGAGTGAACGATACCAGCAAGTACAAGGCCGGCGACAAAGTTGATGCGACGATTTTCGCAGACGGTGATTCAGTCTCGGTCACGGGGTGGACCAAAGGCCGTGGATTTTCTGGAGGCGTTAAAAGATGGGGATGGAAAGGTGGTCCCGCCACCCATGGTTCCATGGCGCACCGGCGAATCGGTTCATCCGGTCCCGGCTCATCACCGGGCAGGATATGGAAGGGTAAAACGATGCCGGGCAGATACGGTAATGAACGAGTGACCGTAAAAAATCTACAGGTTATCAAAGTAGAGAAAGAGAAAAATATACTCTACGTGAAAGGCGCGGTTCCGGGAGCACGCAACAGTTATCTCATAATAACAAAGGATGAATGA
- a CDS encoding 50S ribosomal protein L23: MRNERIIKRALITEKADRLRERNCYQFEVAKKANKREIKEAVERLFNVNVTDVKTANFRGKPKRMGISFGYTTGYKKATVTLKPGQKIELIEGA; the protein is encoded by the coding sequence ATGCGCAACGAAAGAATAATCAAGAGAGCGTTGATAACCGAGAAAGCAGATCGACTGCGGGAAAGGAATTGCTACCAATTTGAGGTCGCGAAGAAGGCGAACAAACGGGAGATCAAAGAAGCCGTGGAGAGACTGTTCAACGTGAACGTGACAGATGTGAAGACCGCTAATTTCCGCGGCAAGCCGAAAAGAATGGGTATCTCCTTTGGCTACACGACAGGATACAAAAAAGCCACGGTTACGCTGAAACCCGGGCAGAAGATCGAGTTGATAGAAGGTGCATGA